A genome region from Baekduia alba includes the following:
- a CDS encoding MIP/aquaporin family protein, whose product MSTQRSTGPTARWRSTLGGELAAEFLGTCVLILFGTGSVAMAVSALNQSGRGTEIFQASGDWLLICWGWGLAVTLGVYVAGGVTGAHLNPAVTLANALRRDFPWRKVLPYSAAQVVGAFVGAAIVYFNYKTAIDSYNTAHHVADRASADGATTFSIFGTTPAPYFDNWWGPFLDEVIGTALLVGVIFAVTDDRNTPPLSNLAPFIVGLIVVAIGISFGANSGYAINPARDFGPRLFAWIAGWGKNAIPGDYGNISFYMWIPIVAPLVGAAIGGFIYDKLIRDVLLARGEPEAVGVEAGAETVEDTRGERT is encoded by the coding sequence GTGTCCACCCAACGCTCGACGGGTCCTACGGCTCGTTGGCGGTCGACGCTCGGAGGAGAGCTGGCCGCCGAATTCCTCGGCACCTGCGTCCTGATCCTGTTCGGCACGGGGTCGGTGGCGATGGCGGTGTCGGCGCTCAACCAATCCGGTCGCGGCACGGAGATCTTCCAGGCCAGCGGCGATTGGCTGCTCATCTGCTGGGGCTGGGGCCTGGCGGTCACCCTCGGCGTCTACGTCGCCGGCGGCGTCACCGGCGCCCACCTCAACCCGGCCGTCACGCTGGCCAACGCGCTGCGGCGCGACTTCCCGTGGCGCAAGGTGCTGCCCTACTCGGCGGCGCAGGTCGTCGGCGCGTTCGTCGGCGCCGCGATCGTGTACTTCAACTACAAGACCGCGATCGACTCCTACAACACGGCGCACCACGTCGCCGACCGCGCCAGCGCCGACGGCGCGACCACGTTCAGCATCTTCGGGACGACGCCCGCGCCGTACTTCGACAACTGGTGGGGGCCGTTCCTCGACGAGGTGATCGGCACCGCGCTGCTGGTCGGCGTGATCTTCGCGGTCACCGACGACCGCAACACGCCGCCGCTGTCGAACCTGGCGCCGTTCATCGTCGGCCTCATCGTCGTCGCGATCGGCATCTCGTTCGGCGCCAACTCGGGCTACGCGATCAACCCGGCCCGCGACTTCGGCCCGCGGCTGTTCGCCTGGATCGCCGGCTGGGGCAAGAACGCGATCCCGGGCGACTACGGCAACATATCGTTCTACATGTGGATCCCGATCGTCGCGCCGCTGGTCGGGGCCGCGATCGGCGGCTTCATCTATGACAAGCTCATCCGCGACGTGCTGCTGGCCCGCGGTGAGCCCGAGGCCGTCGGCGTCGAGGCCGGCGCCGAGACCGTCGAGGACACCCGCGGTGAGCGGACGTGA
- a CDS encoding ATP-binding cassette domain-containing protein → MELVRVESVGLTYWRGRRSARALVDVSMELHAGELAGVWGRRAAGKSTLAQVVAGILAPTTGSVTFDGQTLTSSVDGRPRHLEAYAEIGFAARRGPELEEMAVEDWLASALLTSCARCEALRRVRVALGRVGADDIGGEAWCDLSDGERMLAAIAQAIVRGPRLLVVDDAVAGLAATERSDIMNLLASVAATGVAVLVTAAELMELQGADRIWSIREGRLDGPSTRSAGSVIPLRPTGAGTSVERKP, encoded by the coding sequence ATGGAGCTGGTGCGCGTCGAGTCAGTTGGCCTGACGTACTGGCGTGGGCGGCGTTCGGCCCGCGCGCTCGTCGACGTGTCGATGGAGCTGCATGCGGGCGAGCTGGCCGGGGTGTGGGGTAGACGTGCCGCCGGCAAGAGCACCTTGGCGCAAGTGGTCGCCGGGATCCTCGCGCCGACCACGGGGTCGGTGACCTTCGACGGCCAGACGCTGACGAGCAGCGTCGACGGTCGCCCTCGTCACCTCGAGGCGTACGCCGAGATCGGCTTCGCGGCTCGCCGCGGTCCCGAGCTGGAAGAGATGGCCGTCGAAGACTGGCTGGCCTCGGCGTTGCTCACCAGTTGCGCTCGGTGCGAGGCGCTGCGTCGCGTGCGGGTCGCGCTCGGCCGGGTCGGAGCGGACGACATCGGCGGCGAGGCCTGGTGCGATCTCTCCGACGGCGAGCGCATGCTCGCGGCGATCGCCCAAGCGATCGTTCGTGGTCCGCGGTTGCTGGTCGTCGACGATGCGGTGGCCGGCTTGGCCGCGACGGAGCGTTCCGACATCATGAACTTGCTGGCGTCGGTCGCGGCGACCGGCGTCGCGGTGCTGGTGACCGCGGCCGAGTTGATGGAGCTTCAGGGCGCCGACCGGATCTGGTCGATCCGCGAGGGGCGCCTTGACGGGCCGTCGACGCGCTCAGCAGGGTCGGTCATCCCGCTGCGCCCAACCGGCGCCGGGACGTCCGTTGAGCGCAAGCCATGA
- a CDS encoding sensor histidine kinase, whose amino-acid sequence MSDDDFARLGAERIQRLAVIARELVSELRTDEVLDHLLATARELTGARYAALGVLDEQRTALARFVTSGVDDDTRRLIGDPPRGRGVLGLLIEDPEPLRLHDVASHPRSFGVPTGHPPVSTFLGVPLVVRGKAWGNLYLTNKAGGADFTDRDEETAVILARWAAIAIENARLYETLDAEHEELARSVASLRAMTEISTALGAETELAPILDLIVKRARALVAARGVLVLLRDPGGEDDQLWVAAAAGAIVPAAQRLAISGTRVGEVFRDGVPLRVDDVAADLALDVAALGAPDAATALLVPMAYRRRVVGVLVALDRRGGTAAFRARDEELLRAFAASAATAVVTAQSVEVDRLRVAVGAADAERARWARELHDETLQTLGGLHVLLAGAAHGGDGDQVRAAVRIAAERVADEIAALRALIAELRPAALDELGLGPALTSLVRRVAGGEGLTAIADVELDTNGTRLSPDLETAVYRVAQEALTNVAKHARADRVELHVTKDDDAVALSVVDDGGGFDVAAAAVAETAAPGFGLAGMRERVMLAGGGLTIDSASDGTTVSAWFPVGGGGGAGAGGQPAAPSATSSSRPRSSA is encoded by the coding sequence ATGTCCGACGACGACTTCGCGCGCCTCGGCGCCGAGCGCATCCAGCGCCTTGCGGTGATCGCGCGCGAGCTCGTCAGCGAGCTGCGCACCGACGAGGTCCTCGACCACCTGCTCGCGACCGCGCGCGAGCTGACCGGCGCCCGCTACGCCGCGCTCGGCGTCCTCGACGAGCAGCGCACCGCGCTCGCGCGCTTCGTCACGTCCGGCGTCGACGACGACACCCGCCGCCTGATCGGCGACCCGCCGCGCGGCCGCGGCGTGCTCGGGCTGCTCATCGAGGACCCCGAGCCGCTGCGCCTGCACGACGTCGCCTCCCATCCGCGCTCGTTCGGCGTGCCGACGGGCCACCCGCCGGTGTCGACGTTCCTCGGCGTCCCGCTGGTCGTGCGCGGGAAGGCGTGGGGCAACCTGTACCTCACCAACAAGGCCGGCGGCGCGGACTTCACCGACCGCGACGAGGAGACCGCGGTCATCCTCGCGCGCTGGGCGGCGATCGCGATCGAGAACGCGCGGCTGTACGAGACGCTCGACGCCGAGCACGAGGAGCTGGCGCGGTCGGTCGCGAGCCTGCGCGCGATGACCGAGATCTCGACCGCGCTGGGCGCCGAGACCGAGCTCGCCCCGATCCTCGACCTGATCGTCAAGCGCGCGCGGGCGCTGGTGGCGGCGCGCGGCGTCCTGGTCCTGCTGCGCGACCCCGGCGGCGAGGACGACCAGCTCTGGGTCGCCGCGGCGGCGGGCGCGATCGTCCCCGCCGCGCAGCGCCTGGCGATCTCCGGGACGCGCGTCGGCGAGGTGTTCCGCGACGGCGTTCCGCTGCGCGTCGACGACGTCGCCGCCGACCTCGCCCTCGACGTCGCGGCGCTCGGCGCGCCCGACGCCGCGACCGCGCTGCTGGTCCCGATGGCCTACCGCCGCCGCGTCGTCGGCGTGCTCGTCGCGCTGGACCGGCGCGGTGGCACGGCCGCGTTCCGCGCACGCGACGAGGAGCTGCTGCGCGCGTTCGCGGCCAGCGCGGCGACCGCCGTCGTCACGGCGCAGTCGGTCGAGGTCGACCGCCTGCGCGTCGCCGTCGGCGCCGCCGACGCCGAGCGCGCCCGCTGGGCCCGCGAGCTGCACGACGAGACGCTGCAGACGCTCGGCGGCCTCCACGTGCTGCTCGCCGGCGCGGCCCACGGTGGCGACGGCGACCAGGTCCGCGCCGCCGTCCGGATCGCGGCGGAGCGCGTCGCGGACGAGATCGCGGCCCTGCGCGCGCTGATCGCCGAGCTGCGTCCCGCCGCGCTCGACGAGCTCGGCCTCGGCCCGGCGCTGACGAGCCTCGTGCGCCGCGTGGCCGGTGGCGAGGGCCTGACCGCGATCGCCGACGTCGAGCTCGACACCAACGGCACGCGCCTGTCGCCGGACCTCGAGACGGCCGTGTACCGCGTCGCCCAAGAGGCGCTCACCAACGTCGCCAAGCACGCCCGTGCCGACCGCGTCGAGCTGCACGTGACCAAGGACGACGACGCGGTCGCGCTGAGCGTCGTCGACGACGGCGGCGGCTTCGACGTCGCTGCCGCCGCCGTCGCCGAGACCGCGGCGCCCGGCTTCGGCCTGGCCGGGATGCGCGAGCGGGTGATGCTCGCCGGCGGCGGGCTGACGATCGACAGCGCGTCCGACGGGACGACGGTCAGCGCGTGGTTCCCGGTCGGCGGCGGGGGCGGCGCGGGCGCGGGCGGTCAGCCGGCCGCGCCGTCGGCGACGTCGTCCAGCAGGCCGCGCTCCAGCGCGTAG
- a CDS encoding MBL fold metallo-hydrolase: MRQIADDVWHVPLSPRDTVNAYILGDVLVDAGYQLQGGRAVAAARERGVTAHALTHAHLDHAGGSARVIRELGLDGLAVGAVDAADVRAGGGELPPQTPGPLKGVARRLSAFPPSPVARELREGDVVGPGFVVLDVPGHSPGHVAYWREADRLLIAGDVYFNMHLLTTVPGLRQPPGPFTVDRAQNRRSMRRIAELEPSIVGFGHGPLVRDAAPKLAAAVARLPRD, from the coding sequence ATGCGACAGATCGCCGACGACGTCTGGCACGTCCCGCTGAGCCCACGCGACACCGTCAACGCCTACATCCTGGGCGATGTCCTGGTCGACGCGGGCTACCAGCTGCAGGGCGGCCGCGCGGTCGCGGCTGCCCGCGAGCGCGGCGTGACGGCGCACGCGCTGACCCACGCGCACCTCGACCACGCGGGCGGCTCGGCGCGGGTCATCCGGGAGCTGGGGCTCGACGGGCTGGCGGTCGGGGCGGTCGACGCCGCCGACGTGCGGGCCGGCGGCGGCGAGCTGCCGCCCCAGACGCCGGGGCCGCTGAAGGGCGTGGCGCGCCGGCTGTCGGCCTTCCCGCCGTCGCCGGTCGCGCGCGAGCTGCGCGAGGGCGACGTCGTCGGCCCCGGCTTCGTCGTGCTCGACGTCCCCGGCCACTCGCCGGGCCACGTCGCGTACTGGCGCGAGGCCGACCGCCTGCTGATCGCCGGCGACGTGTACTTCAACATGCACCTGCTCACCACCGTGCCCGGGCTGCGCCAGCCGCCCGGCCCGTTCACGGTCGACCGGGCCCAGAACCGGCGCTCGATGCGCCGCATCGCCGAGCTGGAGCCGAGCATCGTCGGCTTCGGCCACGGCCCGCTCGTGCGCGACGCGGCGCCGAAGCTGGCCGCGGCGGTGGCGCGGCTGCCGCGGGACTAG
- the glpK gene encoding glycerol kinase GlpK — translation MILGIDQGTTGSRAFIFDEKGKVVTSAYSEFEQFFPKPGWVEHDANEIWETVQKVSRQALDDAGIDGSKLTAIGITNQRETAVAWDKDTGEPAHRAIVWQDRRTAGRCDRLKAEGYESMFRERTGLVLDAYFSGTKYEWMIKEGGVSPDSCFGTIDSWLLFKLTGRFATDYSNASRTLLFNIRELAWDAELCDTLGVPIGSLPEPVRNSEVLAETDVFGGSVPVAAMVGDQQGALYGQACLDQGLGKNTYGTGNFLLQNAGSGPPILEQGLITTIAWGIGDRVDYAMESSMFVTGAGVQWLRDGLKIIEAASDTEAMAGSLDSNEGVYFVPALTGLGSPHWDPYARGTIVGLTRGSGREHIARAALEAIAYQSVDAVRAQNTALGVRLKELRVDGGATANKWLMQFQADMLGVPVVVPEIADTTVLGAAYLAGVATGTWTEDDVRSLWTESVRYEPNMDDDQRQSLLSDWRRALQRAGRWVIPD, via the coding sequence ATGATCTTGGGGATCGACCAGGGCACCACCGGCTCACGAGCCTTCATCTTCGACGAGAAGGGGAAGGTCGTCACCAGCGCCTACTCGGAGTTCGAGCAGTTCTTCCCGAAGCCCGGATGGGTCGAGCACGACGCGAACGAGATCTGGGAGACCGTGCAGAAGGTCTCCCGCCAGGCGCTCGACGACGCGGGGATCGACGGGTCCAAGCTGACCGCGATCGGCATCACCAACCAGCGCGAGACGGCGGTGGCGTGGGACAAGGACACCGGCGAGCCCGCGCACCGCGCGATCGTCTGGCAGGACCGCCGCACGGCGGGCCGCTGCGACAGGCTGAAGGCCGAGGGCTACGAGTCGATGTTCCGCGAGCGCACGGGCCTGGTGCTCGACGCGTACTTCAGCGGGACCAAGTACGAGTGGATGATCAAGGAGGGCGGCGTCTCGCCCGACTCGTGCTTCGGGACGATCGACTCCTGGCTGCTGTTCAAGCTGACCGGCCGCTTCGCGACGGACTACTCCAACGCGTCGCGGACGTTGTTGTTCAACATCCGTGAGCTGGCGTGGGACGCCGAGTTGTGCGACACCTTGGGCGTCCCGATCGGGTCGCTGCCCGAGCCGGTCCGCAACTCCGAAGTGCTGGCCGAGACCGACGTGTTCGGCGGCAGCGTCCCGGTGGCCGCGATGGTCGGCGACCAGCAGGGCGCGCTGTACGGCCAGGCCTGCCTCGACCAGGGGCTGGGCAAGAACACGTACGGGACGGGCAACTTCCTGCTGCAGAACGCGGGCTCGGGCCCGCCGATCCTGGAGCAGGGGCTGATCACGACGATCGCGTGGGGGATCGGCGACCGCGTCGACTACGCGATGGAGTCGTCGATGTTCGTCACCGGTGCCGGCGTGCAGTGGCTGCGCGACGGGCTGAAGATCATCGAGGCGGCGTCCGACACCGAGGCGATGGCCGGGTCGCTGGACTCCAACGAGGGCGTGTACTTCGTGCCGGCGCTGACCGGCCTGGGCTCGCCGCACTGGGACCCCTACGCGCGCGGCACGATCGTCGGGCTGACGCGCGGCTCGGGGCGCGAGCACATCGCGCGTGCGGCGCTGGAGGCGATCGCCTACCAGTCGGTCGACGCGGTCCGGGCGCAGAACACGGCGCTCGGCGTTCGGCTCAAGGAGCTGCGGGTCGACGGCGGCGCGACCGCGAACAAGTGGCTCATGCAGTTTCAGGCCGACATGCTCGGCGTGCCGGTCGTGGTGCCGGAGATCGCGGACACGACCGTGCTCGGCGCCGCCTACCTGGCGGGCGTCGCGACCGGGACGTGGACCGAGGACGACGTGCGATCGCTGTGGACCGAGTCGGTCCGCTACGAGCCGAACATGGACGACGACCAGCGGCAGTCGCTGCTGTCGGACTGGCGCCGGGCGCTGCAGCGGGCCGGACGCTGGGTGATCCCGGACTAG
- a CDS encoding PadR family transcriptional regulator, translated as MAREPTHGYALYAEIERWPLPDALRPGRSTVYRHLDRLSEAGHIAPHDVVATAASRHPERTIYAATPSGVAEFDRHARTMPVSFDDLCLRLSTARPEDLPLLADYAAHLERASLSRFQEWSLMGDPRSLVQRGAPWRTVVQTLVARTQAADVASLATILGDLRAELEALNEHAPAQER; from the coding sequence GTGGCGCGCGAGCCGACGCACGGCTACGCCCTCTACGCCGAGATCGAGCGCTGGCCTCTCCCCGACGCGTTGCGGCCGGGCCGCTCAACGGTCTACCGGCACCTCGACCGGCTCAGCGAGGCGGGGCACATCGCGCCGCACGACGTGGTCGCCACGGCCGCATCGCGCCATCCTGAGCGGACGATCTACGCGGCGACGCCCTCGGGCGTCGCGGAGTTCGATCGTCACGCCCGCACCATGCCCGTGAGCTTCGACGATCTCTGCCTGCGCTTGAGCACCGCGCGACCGGAGGATCTCCCGCTGCTGGCCGATTACGCGGCGCACCTGGAGCGCGCGAGCCTCTCGCGCTTTCAAGAGTGGAGCCTGATGGGCGACCCACGGAGCCTGGTGCAGCGCGGGGCTCCATGGCGCACGGTCGTCCAGACGCTGGTAGCGAGGACGCAGGCCGCCGACGTCGCGAGCCTGGCCACCATCCTGGGCGACCTGCGCGCGGAGCTGGAGGCGCTCAATGAGCACGCGCCGGCGCAGGAGCGCTGA
- a CDS encoding response regulator transcription factor produces MEGPIAIVLADDHAVVRTGLRLVLDAQADFEVVAEAGTVEEAERLTVAMRPAVLVLDLGMPHGAGDRSSLDALPVLARDAPTTKVVVLTMEDDPEYARRALSTGATAYVLKEAAHAELVSAIRHAADGESYLNPRLGAALAATTPGPDPDAPPDDLTERELEVLRLVALGHTNAEVGRLMHLSVRTIEARRAHVQQKIGRSRRPELVRYALERGLLDDVADGAAG; encoded by the coding sequence GTGGAGGGGCCGATCGCCATCGTCCTGGCCGACGACCACGCCGTCGTGCGCACCGGCCTGCGCCTGGTGCTCGACGCCCAGGCCGACTTCGAGGTGGTCGCCGAGGCCGGCACGGTCGAGGAGGCCGAGCGGCTCACGGTCGCGATGCGGCCGGCCGTGCTCGTGCTCGACCTCGGGATGCCACACGGCGCCGGCGACCGGTCCTCGCTCGACGCGCTGCCGGTGCTGGCGCGCGACGCGCCGACGACCAAGGTGGTGGTCTTGACCATGGAGGACGACCCGGAGTACGCGCGCCGCGCGCTGAGCACCGGCGCCACCGCCTACGTGCTCAAGGAGGCGGCGCACGCCGAGCTGGTCTCGGCCATCCGGCACGCCGCCGACGGCGAGTCCTATCTGAACCCGCGGCTCGGCGCGGCGCTGGCCGCCACGACGCCGGGGCCGGATCCCGACGCGCCGCCCGACGACCTGACCGAGCGCGAGCTCGAGGTCCTGCGGCTGGTCGCGCTGGGCCACACGAACGCCGAGGTCGGCAGGCTCATGCACCTGTCGGTGCGCACGATCGAGGCGAGGCGCGCGCACGTCCAGCAGAAGATCGGGCGCTCGCGCCGGCCCGAGCTGGTGCGCTACGCGCTGGAGCGCGGCCTGCTGGACGACGTCGCCGACGGCGCGGCCGGCTGA
- a CDS encoding HD-GYP domain-containing protein, which produces MDRLLRSRLGSNLTLIAASAAVPAAVMHFLVSEDKAPVTAVQHLFIMAIGSSIAALSSVALMLAGFRQRETRAVVAGGAFAAMTLILLIHGLATPGVIIGPNGVVAVAGGLALPVGGAILTVAALPALRGPRHLNTVAYGLVAFLGFIVGLGAVGFTMPDRVPNVPGYDSPEAIVLLVVGTLFFATVASRAVRTFALTRRTGDLVVVVGIVWLGMALVPVLVLDPYTWVWWTGHALELLGVGLVGIPVALDVHRGRPSHPLVGDLPAAELVAEEEAFLGARVRVLMARLEAKDVSTEEHTRRVAEWAVAIGEQLGLAPGRLRDLALAGLLHDIGKLSTPHAILTKPGRLTDFEMKVIQRHPVEGDGLLRELGYPEQIRRGVRGHHERLDGSGYPDGLRGDAIDLETRILAVADVWDALVSPRVYRGAWTPERAMGLLVDEAGTCFDARCVEALRALTGVAPELRDAPPLADAA; this is translated from the coding sequence GTGGACCGGCTCCTGCGCAGTCGCCTCGGATCGAACCTGACGCTCATCGCCGCGAGCGCCGCGGTCCCGGCTGCCGTCATGCACTTCCTCGTCAGCGAGGACAAGGCGCCGGTCACGGCGGTGCAGCACCTCTTCATCATGGCCATCGGCTCGAGCATCGCCGCGCTGTCGAGCGTCGCGCTGATGCTCGCCGGCTTCCGCCAGCGCGAGACCCGCGCGGTCGTCGCCGGCGGCGCGTTCGCCGCGATGACGCTGATCCTGCTGATCCACGGCCTCGCGACGCCGGGCGTGATCATCGGACCCAACGGCGTCGTCGCCGTCGCGGGCGGCCTGGCGCTGCCGGTCGGCGGCGCGATCCTGACCGTCGCCGCGCTGCCGGCGCTGCGCGGTCCGCGGCACCTGAACACCGTGGCCTACGGGTTGGTCGCGTTCTTGGGGTTCATCGTCGGGCTCGGCGCCGTCGGCTTCACGATGCCCGACCGCGTCCCGAACGTCCCGGGCTACGACTCGCCCGAGGCGATCGTCCTGCTCGTCGTCGGCACGCTCTTCTTCGCCACGGTCGCCAGCCGCGCGGTGCGCACGTTCGCGCTCACGCGCCGGACCGGCGACCTGGTCGTCGTCGTCGGCATCGTCTGGCTCGGCATGGCGCTGGTCCCGGTCCTGGTGCTCGACCCCTACACCTGGGTCTGGTGGACCGGCCACGCGCTGGAGCTGCTGGGCGTCGGCCTGGTCGGCATCCCGGTCGCGCTCGACGTGCACCGCGGCCGCCCGTCGCATCCGCTCGTCGGCGACCTGCCGGCGGCCGAGCTCGTCGCCGAGGAGGAGGCGTTCCTCGGCGCGCGCGTCCGGGTCCTGATGGCGCGGCTGGAGGCCAAGGACGTCTCGACCGAGGAGCACACGCGCCGCGTCGCCGAGTGGGCGGTCGCGATCGGTGAGCAGCTCGGCCTGGCGCCTGGGCGGCTGCGCGACCTCGCGCTCGCCGGGCTGCTGCACGACATCGGCAAGCTCTCGACGCCCCACGCGATCCTCACCAAGCCGGGGCGGCTCACCGATTTCGAGATGAAGGTCATCCAGCGCCATCCGGTCGAGGGCGACGGCCTGCTGCGCGAGCTCGGCTACCCGGAGCAGATCCGCCGCGGGGTGCGCGGCCACCACGAGCGCCTCGACGGGTCCGGCTATCCGGACGGGCTGCGCGGCGACGCGATCGACCTCGAGACGCGCATCCTCGCGGTCGCCGACGTGTGGGACGCGCTGGTCTCGCCGCGCGTCTACCGCGGCGCATGGACGCCGGAGCGCGCGATGGGCCTGCTGGTCGACGAGGCCGGGACGTGCTTCGACGCGCGCTGCGTCGAGGCGCTGCGCGCGCTGACGGGCGTGGCGCCCGAGCTGCGCGACGCGCCGCCGCTCGCCGACGCTGCCTAG
- a CDS encoding glycerol-3-phosphate dehydrogenase/oxidase encodes MSSSAGAINPESRAAALERMRTEEFDVAIVGGGVVGTGAALDAVSRGLSVALVEARDLASGTSSRSSKLIHGGLRYLEQLDFPLVREALHERGLLLDRIAPHLVQPLPFLALLSHRGWERPYIGAGLVLYDTMGTALGRSRGVPAQKHFTRGQTLKKFPALKKDSFTGAIQYYDAQVDDARHTMFVARTAAAYGAQIATRTQAVGFVREGEHVTGVKVVDLESGGGEPFELRARQTINATGVWTDDTQDMVGARGQFHVRASKGVHLLVPKDRIHGDTALTIRTETSVLFVIPWGRHWIVGTTDTDWTLDKAHPAASKKDIDYLLDHVNQYLVTPLGHDDVEGVYAGLRPLLAGESESTSALTREHIVAHPVPGLVAVAGGKYTTYRVMAADAVDAAVHGLEEEVSGSVTDKIGLLGAEGYLARWNARHRIAERSGVHVSRIEHLLHRYGSLIDDLLALIEEDPSLGEPLEGSDDYLRVEILYAATHEGAAHLEDVLTRRTRTSIETWDRGLGAAAPAAKLMAGPLGWDEQQIAREIEHYTARVAAERESQEQDDDLGADAARLGAPDVAPVLPLERLTDRNSRAAVQEDAAGRGEHATAPVGPS; translated from the coding sequence ATGTCTTCTTCTGCTGGAGCGATCAACCCCGAAAGCCGTGCGGCGGCGCTGGAGCGCATGCGCACGGAGGAGTTCGACGTCGCCATCGTGGGCGGTGGCGTCGTCGGGACGGGTGCGGCGCTCGACGCGGTCTCGCGCGGGCTGAGCGTCGCGCTGGTCGAGGCGCGGGACCTCGCGTCGGGGACGTCGTCACGGTCCTCGAAGCTCATCCACGGCGGGCTGCGCTACCTGGAGCAGCTCGACTTCCCGCTCGTGCGCGAGGCGCTGCACGAGCGCGGGCTGCTGCTGGACCGGATCGCGCCGCACCTCGTGCAGCCGCTGCCGTTCCTGGCGCTGCTGTCGCACCGCGGATGGGAGCGGCCGTACATCGGCGCCGGCCTGGTGTTGTACGACACGATGGGCACCGCGCTGGGGCGCTCGCGCGGGGTTCCGGCCCAGAAGCACTTCACGCGCGGGCAGACGCTGAAGAAGTTCCCCGCGTTGAAGAAGGACAGCTTCACGGGCGCGATCCAGTACTACGACGCGCAGGTCGACGACGCGCGCCACACGATGTTCGTGGCGCGCACGGCCGCGGCCTACGGCGCGCAGATCGCGACGCGGACGCAGGCCGTCGGGTTCGTGCGCGAGGGCGAGCACGTCACCGGGGTCAAGGTGGTGGACTTGGAGTCGGGCGGCGGCGAGCCGTTCGAGCTGCGCGCCCGCCAGACGATCAACGCGACCGGCGTCTGGACCGACGACACGCAGGACATGGTCGGCGCGCGCGGGCAGTTCCACGTGCGGGCGTCCAAGGGCGTGCACCTGCTGGTGCCCAAGGACCGGATCCACGGCGACACCGCGTTGACGATCCGCACGGAGACGTCGGTGCTCTTCGTGATCCCGTGGGGTCGCCACTGGATCGTCGGGACGACCGACACCGACTGGACGCTGGACAAGGCGCATCCGGCCGCGTCGAAGAAGGACATCGACTACCTGCTGGATCACGTCAACCAGTACCTGGTCACTCCGCTGGGGCATGATGATGTGGAAGGCGTCTACGCCGGGCTGCGGCCGCTGCTGGCCGGCGAGTCGGAGTCGACGAGCGCGCTGACGCGCGAGCACATCGTCGCCCATCCGGTGCCGGGCCTGGTCGCCGTGGCCGGCGGCAAGTACACCACCTACCGCGTGATGGCGGCCGACGCGGTCGACGCCGCCGTGCACGGGCTGGAGGAGGAGGTGTCCGGGTCGGTGACCGACAAGATCGGGCTGCTGGGCGCCGAGGGCTACCTGGCCCGCTGGAACGCCCGCCACCGGATCGCCGAGCGCTCGGGCGTCCACGTCTCGCGCATCGAGCACCTGCTGCACCGCTACGGATCGCTGATCGACGACCTGCTGGCGCTGATCGAGGAGGACCCGTCGCTGGGCGAGCCGCTGGAGGGCTCCGACGACTACCTGCGCGTCGAGATCCTGTACGCCGCGACCCACGAGGGCGCGGCGCACCTGGAAGACGTGCTGACGCGCCGGACCCGGACCTCGATCGAGACCTGGGACCGTGGCCTGGGCGCCGCCGCGCCGGCCGCGAAGCTGATGGCCGGGCCGCTGGGCTGGGACGAGCAGCAGATCGCCCGCGAGATCGAGCACTACACCGCCCGCGTCGCGGCCGAGCGCGAGTCCCAGGAGCAGGACGACGACCTCGGCGCCGACGCCGCCCGCCTCGGCGCACCCGACGTCGCCCCGGTCCTCCCACTCGAGCGCCTGACCGACCGCAACAGCCGCGCGGCCGTCCAGGAAGACGCCGCGGGCCGCGGCGAGCACGCGACGGCGCCGGTGGGGCCGAGCTGA